The Erinaceus europaeus chromosome 16, mEriEur2.1, whole genome shotgun sequence genome includes a window with the following:
- the LRFN5 gene encoding leucine-rich repeat and fibronectin type-III domain-containing protein 5 isoform X1, with the protein MEKFLFYLFFIGIAVRAQICPKRCVCQILSPNLATLCAKKGLLFVPPNIDRRTVELRLADNFVTNIKRKDFANMTSLVDLTLSRNTISFITPHAFADLRNLRALHLNSNRLTKITNDMFSGLSNLHHLILNNNQLTLISSTAFDDVFALEELDLSYNNLETIPWDAVEKMVSLHTLSLDHNMIDNIPKGTFSHLHKMTRLDVTSNKLQKLPPDPLFQRAQVLATSGIISPSTFALSFGGNPLHCNCELLWLRRLSREDDLETCASPALLTGRYFWSVPEEEFLCEPPLITRHTHEMRVLEGQRATLRCKARGDPEPAIHWISPEGKLISNASRSLVYDNGTLDILITTVKDTGAFTCIASNPAGEATQTVDLHIIKLPHILNSTNHIHEPDPGSSDILTSTKSGSNASSSNGDTKMSQEKIVVAEATSSTALLKFNFQRNIPGIRMFQIQYNGTYDDTLVYRMIPPTSKTFLVNNLASGTMYDLCVLAIYDDGITSLTATRVVGCIQFTTEQDYVRCHFMQSQFLGGTMIIIIGGIIVASVLVFIIILMIRYKVCNSNGQQKVTKVSNVYSQTNGAQIQGCSVTLPQSVSKQAVGPEENAQCCKVAHDNVIQASETCSSQDSSTTTSALPPAWTSSTSVSQKQKRKTGTKQSTDAQNEGITNVESQNTNRNNSTALQLASRPPDCITEGPTSKRAHAKPKAGSNLKSTTLSPEKSCH; encoded by the exons AtggaaaaatttcttttttatctgtTTTTCATTGGCATAGCAGTGAGAGCTCAGATCTGTCCAAAGCGTTGTGTCTGTCAGATTTTGTCTCCTAATCTTGCGACTCTTTGTGCCAAGAAAGGGCTTCTATTTGTTCCACCAAACATTGACAGAAGAACTGTGGAGCTGAGGTTGGCAGACAATTTTGTTAcaaatatcaaaagaaaagatTTTGCCAACATGACCAGCTTGGTGGACCTAACACTCTCCAGGAACACAATAAGTTTTATTACGCCTCATGCTTTTGCGGACTTACGAAATTTGAGGGCATTGCATCTAAATAGCAACAGATTGACTAAGATTACAAACGATATGTTCAGCGGACTTTCCAATCTCCATCATTTGATATTAAACAACAATCAGCTGACGTTGATTTCTTCAACTGCCTTTGATGATGTTTTTGCCCTGGAGGAGCTGGATCTGTCCTACAATAATTTAGAAACAATTCCTTGGGATGCTGTGGAGAAGATGGTCAGCCTGCACACTCTTAGTCTGGACCACAACATGATTGACAACATCCCTAAAGGAACTTTCTCCCACTTGCACAAGATGACACGACTAGATGTGACGTCCAATAAACTGCAAAAGCTGCCACCTGACCCTCTCTTTCAGAGGGCCCAGGTGCTagcaacctcaggaattataagCCCGTCTACTTTCGCATTAAGCTTTGGCGGAAACCCTTTGCATTGCAATTGTGAACTGTTGTGGTTGAGGCGTCTGTCTAGAGAAGATGACCTAGAGACGTGTGCTTCCCCAGCGCTTTTAACTGGGCGCTACTTTTGGTCAGTTCCTGAGGAAGAGTTCTTGTGTGAGCCTCCTCTCATCACTCGGCATACACATGAGATGAGAGTCCTAGAGGGCCAGAGGGCAACCCTGAGGTGCAAAGCTAGGGGAGACCCCGAGCCTGCCATTCACTGGATTTCTCCTGAAGGGAAGCTCATTTCCAATGCAAGCAGATCTCTAGTGTATGATAATGGAACACTTGACATTCTGATAACGACCGTCAAGGATACAGGTGCTTTTACCTGCATTGCTTCCAACCCCGCTGGGGAAGCGACACAAACAGTGGATCTCCACATAATTAAACTCCCCCACATACTAAACAGTACAAATCACATTCACGAGCCTGACCCCGGGTCTTCAGACATCTTAACGTCGACCAAGTCAGGTTCTAATGCCAGCAGTAGTAATGGCGATACTAAAATGAGTCAAGAGAAAATTGTGGTGGCAGAAGCAACATCGTCTACAGCGCTACTGAAatttaattttcagagaaatatcCCTGGAATACGTATGTTTCAAATCCAGTACAATGGTACTTATGATGACACTCTTGTTTACAG AATGATACCTCCTACGAGCAAAACCTTTCTTGTCAATAACTTGGCTTCTGGAACTATGTATGACTTGTGTGTGTTGGCAATATATGATGATGGGATCACTTCCCTCACTGCCACAAGAGTCGTGGGTTGCATCCAGTTCACTACGGAACAGGATTATGTAAGATGCCATTTCATGCAGTCCCAGTTCTTGGGAGGCACCATGATTATTATTATCGGTGGAATAATCGTAGCCTCTGTGCTGGTGTTCATCATCATCCTGATGATCCGGTATAAAGTCTGTAACAGTAACGGGCAGCAGAAAGTCACCAAGGTCAGCAATGTCTACTCACAAACCAATGGGGCCCAGATCCAAGGCTGCAGTGTCACACTGCCCCAGTCTGTATCCAAACAAGCTGTGGGACCTGAGGAGAATGCCCAGTGTTGCAAAGTTGCCCATGACAATGTGATACAGGCTTCAGAAACATGTTCAAGTCAGGACTCCTCTACCACTACCTCTGCTTTGCCTCCTGCCTGGACTTCAAGCACTTCTGTATCCcaaaagcagaaaagaaagacTGGTACCAAGCAAAGTACCGACGCACAGAATGAAGGCATCACAAATGTTGAGTCCCAAAACACTAACAGGAACAACTCAACTGCGCTGCAGCTAGCTAGTAGACCTCCTGATTGTATCACGGAGGGGCCCACGTCTAAAAGAGCACACGCAAAGCCAA
- the LRFN5 gene encoding leucine-rich repeat and fibronectin type-III domain-containing protein 5 isoform X2 produces the protein MEKFLFYLFFIGIAVRAQICPKRCVCQILSPNLATLCAKKGLLFVPPNIDRRTVELRLADNFVTNIKRKDFANMTSLVDLTLSRNTISFITPHAFADLRNLRALHLNSNRLTKITNDMFSGLSNLHHLILNNNQLTLISSTAFDDVFALEELDLSYNNLETIPWDAVEKMVSLHTLSLDHNMIDNIPKGTFSHLHKMTRLDVTSNKLQKLPPDPLFQRAQVLATSGIISPSTFALSFGGNPLHCNCELLWLRRLSREDDLETCASPALLTGRYFWSVPEEEFLCEPPLITRHTHEMRVLEGQRATLRCKARGDPEPAIHWISPEGKLISNASRSLVYDNGTLDILITTVKDTGAFTCIASNPAGEATQTVDLHIIKLPHILNSTNHIHEPDPGSSDILTSTKSGSNASSSNGDTKMSQEKIVVAEATSSTALLKFNFQRNIPGIRMFQIQYNGTYDDTLVYRDVTIREQD, from the exons AtggaaaaatttcttttttatctgtTTTTCATTGGCATAGCAGTGAGAGCTCAGATCTGTCCAAAGCGTTGTGTCTGTCAGATTTTGTCTCCTAATCTTGCGACTCTTTGTGCCAAGAAAGGGCTTCTATTTGTTCCACCAAACATTGACAGAAGAACTGTGGAGCTGAGGTTGGCAGACAATTTTGTTAcaaatatcaaaagaaaagatTTTGCCAACATGACCAGCTTGGTGGACCTAACACTCTCCAGGAACACAATAAGTTTTATTACGCCTCATGCTTTTGCGGACTTACGAAATTTGAGGGCATTGCATCTAAATAGCAACAGATTGACTAAGATTACAAACGATATGTTCAGCGGACTTTCCAATCTCCATCATTTGATATTAAACAACAATCAGCTGACGTTGATTTCTTCAACTGCCTTTGATGATGTTTTTGCCCTGGAGGAGCTGGATCTGTCCTACAATAATTTAGAAACAATTCCTTGGGATGCTGTGGAGAAGATGGTCAGCCTGCACACTCTTAGTCTGGACCACAACATGATTGACAACATCCCTAAAGGAACTTTCTCCCACTTGCACAAGATGACACGACTAGATGTGACGTCCAATAAACTGCAAAAGCTGCCACCTGACCCTCTCTTTCAGAGGGCCCAGGTGCTagcaacctcaggaattataagCCCGTCTACTTTCGCATTAAGCTTTGGCGGAAACCCTTTGCATTGCAATTGTGAACTGTTGTGGTTGAGGCGTCTGTCTAGAGAAGATGACCTAGAGACGTGTGCTTCCCCAGCGCTTTTAACTGGGCGCTACTTTTGGTCAGTTCCTGAGGAAGAGTTCTTGTGTGAGCCTCCTCTCATCACTCGGCATACACATGAGATGAGAGTCCTAGAGGGCCAGAGGGCAACCCTGAGGTGCAAAGCTAGGGGAGACCCCGAGCCTGCCATTCACTGGATTTCTCCTGAAGGGAAGCTCATTTCCAATGCAAGCAGATCTCTAGTGTATGATAATGGAACACTTGACATTCTGATAACGACCGTCAAGGATACAGGTGCTTTTACCTGCATTGCTTCCAACCCCGCTGGGGAAGCGACACAAACAGTGGATCTCCACATAATTAAACTCCCCCACATACTAAACAGTACAAATCACATTCACGAGCCTGACCCCGGGTCTTCAGACATCTTAACGTCGACCAAGTCAGGTTCTAATGCCAGCAGTAGTAATGGCGATACTAAAATGAGTCAAGAGAAAATTGTGGTGGCAGAAGCAACATCGTCTACAGCGCTACTGAAatttaattttcagagaaatatcCCTGGAATACGTATGTTTCAAATCCAGTACAATGGTACTTATGATGACACTCTTGTTTACAG AGATGTGACTATCAGAGAACAAGATTGA